In Juglans microcarpa x Juglans regia isolate MS1-56 chromosome 8D, Jm3101_v1.0, whole genome shotgun sequence, the following are encoded in one genomic region:
- the LOC121243726 gene encoding LOW QUALITY PROTEIN: F-box protein PP2-B10-like (The sequence of the model RefSeq protein was modified relative to this genomic sequence to represent the inferred CDS: deleted 1 base in 1 codon): MDIARTLPEECIANIISGTSPGDACRLSLVSRAFESAATSNLVWERFLPPDYQEIISSSSSSSSSLNLLTKKNLYFHLCDNPILIGNSNNMSFQIDKHNGKKCLMLAARELSIIWGSGDTPHYWEWISSTQSPVLPKSRFSELAHLRNVCWLDIKSRIETKILSPKTKYVAYFIYFMVDGFYGFNLPVKVSIRLENEVEGGDATNAYLNPRMRSGTDNRQRSNEELLQINRQDGRLPIKREDRWMEIEIGEFFNGSQVDDHGAVEMCLKEVQVLNWKFGLVVHGIELRPKEES; encoded by the exons ATGGATATTGCCAGAACACTGCCGGAAGAATGCATCGCCAACATAATTTCCGGCACATCCCCT GGGGACGCATGTAGGTTGTCGCTGGTCTCCCGTGCCTTCGAATCCGCAGCAACTTCGAATCTCGTGTGGGAGAGGTTCCTGCCACCTGATTATCAAGAGATCATTTCATCGTCGTCATCATCGTCCTCATCCCTGAACCTGTTGACCAAGAAGAATCTTTATTTCCATCTTTGCGACAATCCAATTCTGATCGGAAACAGTAACAACATG AGTTTCCAAATAGATAAACATAATGGGAAGAAATGTTTGATGCTGGCTGCGAGGGAGTTAAGTATAATATGGGGATCTGGAGACACTCCACATTACTGGGAATGGATTTCCTCAACTCAGTCACCGGTTCTACCCAAGTCTAG ATTCTCAGAACTAGCTCATCTTAGAAATGTTTGTTGGCTTGACATAAAAAGCAGAATTGAGACAAAAATCCTTtccccaaaaacaaaatatgtggCATACTTTATCTACTTCATGGTGGATGGTTTCTATGGGTTTAACCTCCCTGTGAAAGTATCCATTAGACTAGAAAACGAGGTGGAAGGAGGTGATGCTACCAATGCTTATTTGAATCCAAGAATGCGGTCGGGTACAGATAATCGACAACGATCAAATGAGGAATTATTACAAATTAACCGACAGGATGGTCGACTTCCAATCAAGAGAGAGGATAGGTGGATGGAGATTGAGATTGGAGAATTCTTCAATGGCAGCCAAGTTGATGATCATGGAGCGGTCGAGATGTGCTTGAAGGAGGTTCAAGTCCTTAACTGGAAGTTTGGCCTTGTGGTCCATGGCATTGAGCTTCGGCCAAAAGAAGAAAGTTAA